From a region of the Ascochyta rabiei chromosome 22, complete sequence genome:
- a CDS encoding Coronin-like protein crn1, with protein MAGRFVRASKYRHVFGKGTKKEICYDNLRISKNAWDTNLIKANPEYISVNWEASGGGAFAVIPIEERGRAPELMPLFRGHTAAVLDTDWSPFNDRLISSASDDGKVFIWQVPENFTLQSDGEEPADVSPVARLSGHMRKVGHVLFNPAAESVLASSSGDYTVKLWDVEAGQAKLTLKHNDIVQSLSWSADGSQLVTTCRDKKLRVWDVRQEKPAQEVAGHPGAKNSRAVWMGETDRIATTGFSRMSDRQLGLWDPRNPKEPIGGFQILDSISGVCMPFWDDGTQCLYLAGKGDGNIRYYEYENDKFEYLSEYSSPNPQRGVAFMPKRGINLHENEVLRCFKTVNDSFIEPVSFIVPRRAEMFQSDIYPPTNGLKAGVTAEEWFGGKTAMPPKISLESIYDGEAPREVPSDYKPPQPASAQPSPVKAEAPKAAPEPTPAPVQSRGPPPQLKDNKDSLSSQADRFAEKDVDSDKESESSFEEVAKPVQRPSVTAAKQEEKTRGPVITKEPEQPKFTPAPTSAPAQSKPSTPPAQSTPSPAAASASSSTPSAGGPASALRDALGDIKSQLEHQNKVMADQSDQIALLLREVTQLKAKAGAQSQEPSAREKDERIRQLELELEEARS; from the exons ATGGCTGGCCGCTTTGTGAGAGCTTCCAAGTACC GCCATGTCTTTGGCAAGGGCACGAAGAAG GAGATATGCTACGACAACCTGCGCATCTCCAAGAATGCCTGGGACACGAACCTGATCAAG GCCAACCCTGAGTACATCTCCGTCAACTGGGAGGCAAGCGGCGGTGGCGCCTTTGCCGTCATCCCCATTGAGGAGCGTGGCCGTGCCCCCGAGCTGATGCCCCTCTTCCGCGGACACACGGCCGCCGTCCTCGACACCGACTG GAGTCCCTTCAACGACCGATTGATCTCGTCCGCCTCCGACGATGGCAAG GTCTTCATCTGGCAAGTCCCGGAGAACTTCACTCTGCAGAGCGATGGCGAGGAGCCTGCCGACGTTTCGCCCGTGGCTAGGCTGAGCGGGCACATGAG GAAAGTCGGACACGTCCTGTTCAACCCGGCTGCCGAGAGCGTCCTCGCTAGTTCGTCCGGCGACTACACTGTGAAGCTTTGGGATGTCGAGGCCGGTCAGGCCAAGCTGACCCTCAAGCACAACGACATCGTGCAATCGCTGTCCTGGAGCGCCGACGGCTCTCAGCTAGTCACAACATGTCGCGACAAGAAGCTGCGTGTATGGGACGTTCGCCAGGAGAAGCCCGCCCAGGAGGTTGCTGGCCACCCTGGCGCGAAGAACAGCCGTGCCGTCTGGATGGGCGAGACTGACCGCATTGCGACCACTGGTTTCTCCCGCATGAGCGATCGTCAGTTGGGTCTATGGGACCCCCGCAACCCCAAGGAGCCCATTGGCGGATTCCAGATCCTCGATTCTATCTCCGGTGTCTGCATGCCTTTCTGGGACGACGGCACACAGTGTCTGTACCTCGCAGGCAAGGG TGACGGCAACATCCGCTACTACGAGTACGAGAACGACAAGTTTGAGTACCTTTCCGAGTACTCCTCGCCCAACCCGCAGCGAGGTGTTGCTTTCATGCCTAAGCGCGGAATCAACCTACACGAGAACGAGGTGCTGCGCTGCTTCAAGACTGTTAACGACAGCTTCATCGAGCCCGTCTCTTTCATCGTGCCCCGCCGCGCCGAGATGTTCCAGAGCGATATCTACCCACCTACAAACGGCCTCAAGGCTGGTGTTACTGCCGAAGAGTGGTTCGGTGGTAAGACCGCGATGCCGCCCAAGATCTCGCTCGAAAGCATCTACGATGGCGAGGCACCCAGAGAGGTCCCCTCTGACTACAAGCCGCCCCAGCCCGCATCTGCTCAGCCATCGCCTGTCAAGGCTGAGGCACCCAAGGCTGCCCCAGAACCGACACCTGCGCCTGTTCAGTCTCGTGGACCGCCACCGCAGTTGAAGGACAACAAGGACTCTCTGTCTTCCCAGGCCGACCGGTTCGCCGAAAAAGACGTCGATTCAGACAAGGAGAGCGAGTCCAGCTTCGAGGAGGTAGCCAAGCCAGTTCAGCGCCCATCTGTCACTGCTGCGAAGCAAGAGGAGAAGACAAGAGGCCCGGTCATCACCAAGGAACCTGAGCAACCAAAGTTCACGCCCGCGCCCACGTCTGCTCCTGCGCAGTCAAAGCCTTCTACACCGCCTGCCCAGTCCACACCTAGCCCAGCGGCTGCATCTGCCTCCTCGTCAACCCCGAGCGCTGGCGGGCCCGCTTCGGCCCTGCGTGATGCGCTGGGTGACATCAAGTCCCAGCTCGAGCACCAGAACAAGGTCATGGCCGATCAGTCGGACCAGattgcgctgctgctgcgcgaAGTCACACAGCTGAAGGCCAAGGCCGGTGCTCAATCACAAGAACCGTCAGCTCGCGAGAAGGACGAGCGCATCAGGCAATTAGAGCTTGAGCTCGAGGAAGCGAGGTCTTGA